ATGAAGACAGATTTATGGAAGAAACTGATGATAAAATTCAACAAGCTAAGTTATTTATTGGTTTTGATGCCCCCAATGCTTTGAGCAGCCAGTATATTTCCCTTAAAATATTATCTGACTTAATGGGTGGGGGGATGAGCTCCGTATATTTTGAAAAGCTTAGAAAAGAAAAAGGGTATGCATATTCTGTTGGAGCTTTTTACCCATCAAGGATTTGCAATTCAAGGTGGGTTGGCTTTATAGGTTTGGATTATTCTAACGTCAAGGATAGTATAGATACAATGAAAAATTTACTTGGTCAGGTTAATGATATTGTTGATAATGAAAAACTGGAAAGTGTTAAAAATTATGTAATAGGTAGAATTTTAAATGAGTCTCAGACAAACTCCAAAGTGGCATGGTATTCATCTTTTTTTGAAACTGTTGGCCTTGGTTATGACTTTATGGACAAATATATTGATTTGCTAAGAAGTGTCAGTAAGAATGATATACTAAAGGCTGCGGATACACTTTTGAAAAGCCACACTGCAACATATATTTTAAAACCAAAGGGTAGTGTCAAAAAATAAAATTAAGTATAAAAAATACTTGAAATATAAATTAAATTATATTATATAAACTTTCCGCAGAAATTAGCGGAGGGATGGCCGAGTCTGGCTTAAGGCGGCGGTCTTGAAAACCGTTGTAGGGTAGCCCCCTACCGTGGGTTCGAATCCTACTCCCTCCGCCATTTTTTTTAGGAGAGATGGCCGAGTATGGTCGAAGGCGCTCGCCTGCTAAGCGAGTGTACCGTTAATCGCGGTACCGAGGGTTCAAATCCCTCTCTCTCCGTTTATTAAATTACTAACACCTTGTTAAACTTCATTTTTTAAAATCCATTTTAAGCTTGGGGCCGTGAGAGGGACGTAAAATGTCTGATATAGTCCATCATATTCGAACATAGCAGAACAAGATAATAAATTTTTATAGATACCCCCGGATTTACCCGTGGGTATCTATAAATTTACTTATCAAGTATACGAGACTAACCTAATGTCATCTGCAAGTTTTTCGGTTAACTTAGCTATTTTTTTATATACTATTGTGTCTGCATTTTCATACATTGCTTTACTGAATTTTGTAATCCATGGATAGAAATATTTTTCTAAAAATATATTTAATTTCTCTTTATCCTTAGAATTCTTGATATATTCAAGAATAGCAACTAAATGGTCTTCTCCATATTTAAAATTATCTGATAATATAAAATTATCTTCAATATATTCAAATTTTATTTCTTCTGTTATTTTAGAGACAACAGTTTTGTTTTCACTTAAATGGTATGAAGCAATTGGAAATGTATTGAAATCCTTTGGATGAGTAAAAAGTTTAACATAGTCAAAATTAAGTTCTTCTTCTACTACTTCAGCAGAATTTTGGCCTATGTATAACAAAATTTCTTTAATATCATCATCACAAACATCATCTAAAGGTATCTTTTTTAAGTCATTAATAATTTCGCTATTTAAATTATTTTTCAAAAATAATTGAAGGAAATCTATAATAAAAATTGTTTCTTCATTTAAGAACTGCATCTATGCCTCCATAAAAATATAAGGGGGGGCAGCCTTAAACTGCCCTCAATTAAATTTTATACTTTCTTTATCCTAGCAATCATATCTGCAAACGTAGGAAATCCCATAATAGGTGACCTTCCATTTGGATCAGTCATTAGGTTAGCCAAAGGGGTAGTCCCTTTAACTTTGTAAAGAGGACCAATTTCCTTAACAAACCTACCACCAGTGCCAAATGCAATTTTAATAACTTTTGGTCTTATTCCACCTGATGCAAATATTTTGCCTCTTGTTGAAAAACCAAGGGGATTTTCAATTTCAACCAAATCACCTGTTTTTAAGTTTAGCTCTTTTGCATCATCTTCATTCATCCATATTGTGCCAACTGAATAACTGTTTTTCTCAAATACTTGTTCTTTAGCTTTATATTTAGCTCCAGGTAAAACATCTACAGTTATGTCTTTAATTTCATCATTTAGCGGTTGCCATGTACCCTCAACTTTTATCTCAGATAGAAATGTTGCCATTTGAGTACCTGTCATAGCATGGTGAACT
The window above is part of the Deferrivibrio essentukiensis genome. Proteins encoded here:
- a CDS encoding TorD/DmsD family molecular chaperone, whose amino-acid sequence is MQFLNEETIFIIDFLQLFLKNNLNSEIINDLKKIPLDDVCDDDIKEILLYIGQNSAEVVEEELNFDYVKLFTHPKDFNTFPIASYHLSENKTVVSKITEEIKFEYIEDNFILSDNFKYGEDHLVAILEYIKNSKDKEKLNIFLEKYFYPWITKFSKAMYENADTIVYKKIAKLTEKLADDIRLVSYT